A window of the Vigna angularis cultivar LongXiaoDou No.4 chromosome 3, ASM1680809v1, whole genome shotgun sequence genome harbors these coding sequences:
- the LOC108321961 gene encoding monocopper oxidase-like protein SKU5 isoform X1, with protein sequence MAAGFVAPQLKHAICAILVLPFLVTTATSADIFLDWHVSIDFNLKPVSSDQPVITINGMFPGPLINATTNDNIHVNVFNGLDDPLLFTWNGIQQRLDSWQDGVSGTNCPIPAGWNWTYDFLVKDQIGTFSYFPSINFLKAGGGFGPIRVNNRPVISVPFPKPEAEFDLLIGDWYSTSYKDIRYRLSTANALPPDWMLINGKRPYMNNFSVSYESINVTQGKTYLLRISNVGTTWSFNFRIQNHQMVLVETEGSYVNQIELESLDVHVGQSYSVLVTANEDAADYYIVASPKVSNATDNSTLVGVAVLHYDNSTTPAKGSLPSGPDPFDVQFSINQAKSIRWNLTTGAARPNPQGTFNVSNVTISETFILNASVATIDGLSRYTVNNVSYLTPDTPLKLADYFSNGTGVYELDAFSKNSSNAKAVSGVFVASALHKGWTEIVLKNSLDMIDTWHLDGYSFFVVGMGEGEWSLESRLTYNLYDPVGRSSVQVYPGGWSAVYVYPDNPGMWNLRSQNLQSWYLGEELYVRVYDADPNPAKEKPPPPNLLLCGKYEPPAPTPAPSVSPTPSAPSSNACNLHKTRYLIAMITTVICFFYIGVH encoded by the exons ATGGCTGCAGGTTTTGTTGCTCCTCAACTCAAACATGCTATCTGTGCAATTCTGGTGCTACCATTCTTAGTCACAACAGCCACTAGTGCTGACATATTCCTTGATTGGCACGTTTCCATCGACTTCAATTTAAAGCCTGTTTCTTCTGATCAACCA GTAATAACAATCAATGGCATGTTCCCGGGACCCCTTATAAATGCAACAACAAATGATAATATTCATGTCAATGTTTTCAATGGTTTAGATGATCCCTTGCTGTTTACGTG GAATGGTATACAGCAAAGGTTAGATTCATGGCAAGATGGCGTTTCTGGCACAAACTGCCCCATTCCAGCTGGTTGGAATTGGACTTATGATTTCCTAGTCAAAGACCAGATTGGCACATTCTCCTATTTTCCTTCCATCAATTTCCTTAAAGCTGGTGGAGGGTTTGGTCCAATTCGAGTCAACAATCGACCTGTGATCAGTGTTCCTTTTCCAAAACCAGAGGCAGAATTTGATCTTCTGATTGGAGACTGGTACAGCACCAGCTACAAG GACATTAGGTACAGGTTGTCTACTGCTAATGCTCTTCCTCCTGATTGGATGCTAATAAACGGCAAAAGACCGTATATGAACAATTTTTCTGTGTCATATGAGTCTATCAATGTTACACAAG GAAAAACATATCTGCTAAGGATATCAAACGTAGGGACAACTTGGAGCTTCAACTTCAGGATTCAAAATCATCAAATGGTTTTGGTTGAAACTGAAGGTTCTTACGTCAATCAAATAGAGTTGGAGTCTCTTGATGTTCATGTAGGTCAATCCTATTCAGTTCTTGTCACAGCAAATGAAGATGCTGCTGATTACTACATAGTGGCCTCTCCTAAAGTGAGTAATGCCACAGATAATAGCACTCTCGTCGGCGTTGCTGTGCTTCATTATGATAACTCTACCACACCAGCTAAGGGGTCTCTCCCAAGTGGTCCAGATCCCTTTGATGTGCAGTTCTCCATCAACCAAGCAAAATCCATCAG gTGGAACCTGACCACTGGAGCAGCAAGGCCTAATCCTCAGGGAACGTTCAATGTTTCAAATGTGACAATATCTGAGACTTTCATTCTAAACGCGTCTGTAGCAACTATTGATGGATTATCTCGCTACACTGTCAACAATGTGTCTTACTTGACCCCAGATACTCCATTGAAGCTAGCTGATTACTTTTCCAATGGAACTGGAGTATATGAACTGGATGCTTTTTCTAAGAACAGTTCAAATGCAAAGGCCGTGAGTGGAGTTTTCGTTGCCAGTGCATTGCACAAAGGGTGGACGGAGATAGTGCTGAAAAACAGTTTAGACATGATTGATACTTGGCATTTAGATGGATATAGTTTCTTTGTGGTCGG AATGGGAGAAGGAGAATGGAGTCTAGAATCACGGCTAACTTATAATCTGTATGATCCTGTTGGTCGATCGAGTGTGCAAGTGTACCCTGGAGGGTGGAGTGCAGTTTATGTGTACCCTGACAACCCAGGAATGTGGAATCTGAGATCACAGAACTTGCAAAGCTGGTATTTGGGTGAAGAGCTCTATGTGAGGGTTTATGATGCTGATCCCAACCCTGCCAAAGAGAAGCCTCCTCCACCAAATCTCCTTCTTTGTG GAAAGTATGAACCTCCTGCTCCAACCCCTGCTCCCTCAGTGTCCCCAACACCAAGTGCTCCGTCATCCAATGCATGTAATCTGCATAAAACAAG GTATCTGATTGCTATGATCACCACTGTCATATGTTTCTTCTATATTGGTGTTCATTAA
- the LOC108321968 gene encoding ras-related protein RABC2a isoform X2: MGSASRVGSSSYDYSFKVLLIGDSAVGKSSLLLSFISNSNSIHDLSPTIGVDFKIKFFTVAGKRLKLTIWDTAGQERFGTVISSYYRVYDVTRRETFTNLIDIWAKEVELYSTNHDSIKILVGNKVDKESERAVSKEEGMALAQQHRCLFLECSAKTRENVQQCFNDLSLKILDVPGLREKGSLAVRRQNQKQLYETSQRGGCCS, encoded by the exons ATGGGTTCTGCTTCAAGAGTTGGCAGTAGCAGCTACGATTACTCCTTCAAGGTTCTTTTGATTGGTGATTCTGCTGTTGGCAAGAGTAGTCttctcctcagcttcatctccAATTCTAACTCTATCCATGATCTCTCCCCCACCATTG GTGTGGATTTCAAGATAAAGTTTTTCACAGTTGCTGGTAAGAGACTGAAGCTCACTATTTGGGACACAG CTGGTCAAGAGAGGTTTGGAACAGTAATAAGTTCTTATTACAGAG TCTATGATGTGACACGACGCGAGACATTTACAAATCTCATCGATATATGGGCAAAAGAAGTTGAGCTTTACTCTACTAATCATGATAGCATCAAAATTCTTGTTGGAAATAAGGTGGATAAG GAGAGTGAAAGAGCCGTAAGCAAAGAAGAGGGAATGGCTCTTGCACAGCAACATAGATGCTTGTTCCTAGAGTGTAGTGCTAAAACTAGAGAAAATGTTCAGCAATGCTTTAATGATCTCTCATTGaag ATATTAGATGTGCCAGGTTTAAGGGAAAAGGGGTCTCTTGCAGTGAGAAGGCAAAATCAAAAACAGTTGTATGAGACATCTCAAAGAGGTGGTTGCTGTTCTTAG
- the LOC108321961 gene encoding monocopper oxidase-like protein SKU5 isoform X2 yields MAAGFVAPQLKHAICAILVLPFLVTTATSADIFLDWHVSIDFNLKPVSSDQPVITINGMFPGPLINATTNDNIHVNVFNGLDDPLLFTWNGIQQRLDSWQDGVSGTNCPIPAGWNWTYDFLVKDQIGTFSYFPSINFLKAGGGFGPIRVNNRPVISVPFPKPEAEFDLLIGDWYSTSYKDIRYRLSTANALPPDWMLINGKRPYMNNFSVSYESINVTQGKTYLLRISNVGTTWSFNFRIQNHQMVLVETEGSYVNQIELESLDVHVGQSYSVLVTANEDAADYYIVASPKVSNATDNSTLVGVAVLHYDNSTTPAKGSLPSGPDPFDVQFSINQAKSIRWNLTTGAARPNPQGTFNVSNVTISETFILNASVATIDGLSRYTVNNVSYLTPDTPLKLADYFSNGTGVYELDAFSKNSSNAKAVSGVFVASALHKGWTEIVLKNSLDMIDTWHLDGYSFFVVGMGEGEWSLESRLTYNLYDPVGRSSVQVYPGGWSAVYVYPDNPGMWNLRSQNLQSWYLGEELYVRVYDADPNPAKEKPPPPNLLLCG; encoded by the exons ATGGCTGCAGGTTTTGTTGCTCCTCAACTCAAACATGCTATCTGTGCAATTCTGGTGCTACCATTCTTAGTCACAACAGCCACTAGTGCTGACATATTCCTTGATTGGCACGTTTCCATCGACTTCAATTTAAAGCCTGTTTCTTCTGATCAACCA GTAATAACAATCAATGGCATGTTCCCGGGACCCCTTATAAATGCAACAACAAATGATAATATTCATGTCAATGTTTTCAATGGTTTAGATGATCCCTTGCTGTTTACGTG GAATGGTATACAGCAAAGGTTAGATTCATGGCAAGATGGCGTTTCTGGCACAAACTGCCCCATTCCAGCTGGTTGGAATTGGACTTATGATTTCCTAGTCAAAGACCAGATTGGCACATTCTCCTATTTTCCTTCCATCAATTTCCTTAAAGCTGGTGGAGGGTTTGGTCCAATTCGAGTCAACAATCGACCTGTGATCAGTGTTCCTTTTCCAAAACCAGAGGCAGAATTTGATCTTCTGATTGGAGACTGGTACAGCACCAGCTACAAG GACATTAGGTACAGGTTGTCTACTGCTAATGCTCTTCCTCCTGATTGGATGCTAATAAACGGCAAAAGACCGTATATGAACAATTTTTCTGTGTCATATGAGTCTATCAATGTTACACAAG GAAAAACATATCTGCTAAGGATATCAAACGTAGGGACAACTTGGAGCTTCAACTTCAGGATTCAAAATCATCAAATGGTTTTGGTTGAAACTGAAGGTTCTTACGTCAATCAAATAGAGTTGGAGTCTCTTGATGTTCATGTAGGTCAATCCTATTCAGTTCTTGTCACAGCAAATGAAGATGCTGCTGATTACTACATAGTGGCCTCTCCTAAAGTGAGTAATGCCACAGATAATAGCACTCTCGTCGGCGTTGCTGTGCTTCATTATGATAACTCTACCACACCAGCTAAGGGGTCTCTCCCAAGTGGTCCAGATCCCTTTGATGTGCAGTTCTCCATCAACCAAGCAAAATCCATCAG gTGGAACCTGACCACTGGAGCAGCAAGGCCTAATCCTCAGGGAACGTTCAATGTTTCAAATGTGACAATATCTGAGACTTTCATTCTAAACGCGTCTGTAGCAACTATTGATGGATTATCTCGCTACACTGTCAACAATGTGTCTTACTTGACCCCAGATACTCCATTGAAGCTAGCTGATTACTTTTCCAATGGAACTGGAGTATATGAACTGGATGCTTTTTCTAAGAACAGTTCAAATGCAAAGGCCGTGAGTGGAGTTTTCGTTGCCAGTGCATTGCACAAAGGGTGGACGGAGATAGTGCTGAAAAACAGTTTAGACATGATTGATACTTGGCATTTAGATGGATATAGTTTCTTTGTGGTCGG AATGGGAGAAGGAGAATGGAGTCTAGAATCACGGCTAACTTATAATCTGTATGATCCTGTTGGTCGATCGAGTGTGCAAGTGTACCCTGGAGGGTGGAGTGCAGTTTATGTGTACCCTGACAACCCAGGAATGTGGAATCTGAGATCACAGAACTTGCAAAGCTGGTATTTGGGTGAAGAGCTCTATGTGAGGGTTTATGATGCTGATCCCAACCCTGCCAAAGAGAAGCCTCCTCCACCAAATCTCCTTCTTTGTGGTTAG
- the LOC108321968 gene encoding ras-related protein RABC2a isoform X1, with translation MGSASRVGSSSYDYSFKVLLIGDSAVGKSSLLLSFISNSNSIHDLSPTIGVDFKIKFFTVAGKRLKLTIWDTAGQERFGTVISSYYRGAHGIILVYDVTRRETFTNLIDIWAKEVELYSTNHDSIKILVGNKVDKESERAVSKEEGMALAQQHRCLFLECSAKTRENVQQCFNDLSLKILDVPGLREKGSLAVRRQNQKQLYETSQRGGCCS, from the exons ATGGGTTCTGCTTCAAGAGTTGGCAGTAGCAGCTACGATTACTCCTTCAAGGTTCTTTTGATTGGTGATTCTGCTGTTGGCAAGAGTAGTCttctcctcagcttcatctccAATTCTAACTCTATCCATGATCTCTCCCCCACCATTG GTGTGGATTTCAAGATAAAGTTTTTCACAGTTGCTGGTAAGAGACTGAAGCTCACTATTTGGGACACAG CTGGTCAAGAGAGGTTTGGAACAGTAATAAGTTCTTATTACAGAGGTgcacatggaatcattcttg TCTATGATGTGACACGACGCGAGACATTTACAAATCTCATCGATATATGGGCAAAAGAAGTTGAGCTTTACTCTACTAATCATGATAGCATCAAAATTCTTGTTGGAAATAAGGTGGATAAG GAGAGTGAAAGAGCCGTAAGCAAAGAAGAGGGAATGGCTCTTGCACAGCAACATAGATGCTTGTTCCTAGAGTGTAGTGCTAAAACTAGAGAAAATGTTCAGCAATGCTTTAATGATCTCTCATTGaag ATATTAGATGTGCCAGGTTTAAGGGAAAAGGGGTCTCTTGCAGTGAGAAGGCAAAATCAAAAACAGTTGTATGAGACATCTCAAAGAGGTGGTTGCTGTTCTTAG